Genomic window (Ruminococcus flavefaciens AE3010):
GCGGTACAGCTCATGAACGGCGTCAGGAGTATGGTCATCTTTCGGTCACGCTCACTGGGGAGAGTTCTTGTTGCCATGACCGCAGGTACCGAGCAGCCGAAGCCTATGAGCATAGGCACTATGCTTCGTCCCGAAAGACCTATCTTACGCAGGAGCTTGTCCATGAAGAACGCAACTCTTGCGATGTAGCCGCTGTCTTCAAGCATTGACAGGAAGAAGAACAGGGTTACGATTATGGGCAGGAAGCTGAGAACGCTTCCCACACCTGCGAATATGCCGTCAATGATAAGGCTGTGGATAGTATCATTTACGTGAGCGTGTATGAGAGCCTTGTCCGTGACCTCTGTGAGTTTGTCTATGCCGCTTTCCATAAGTCCCTGCATCCATGCGCCTATGACGTTGAAGGTGAGCCAGAAGACCAGACCCATGATAAGGACAAAGGCGGGGATAGCCGTGTATTTTCCAGTGAGAACGCTGTCAATGCGGCGGCTGCGGATATGCTCCTTGCTCTCCGTAGGCTTTGTGACGGCTTCCTCGACCAGCTTCTGTATGAACGAGAAACGCATATCGGCAATAGCCGCACTTCTGTCCAGACCCCGCTCCTTTTCAAGCTGCATAACGATGTGGTCAAGCATTTCCTCCTCGTTCTTGTCAAGGGAAAGCTGAGAAATGATAAGGCTGTCGTTCTCGATTACCTTGCAGGCTGCAAAGCGCAGCGGCAGTCCCGCTGTTTCTACGTGGTCCTCTATGAGGTGGCATATACCGTGAATACAGCGGTGAACTGCACCGCCGTTCTTGGTTTTTCCGCAGAAGTCTGTCTCCACGGGGCGCTCCTGATACTTGGCAACGTGAACGGCGTGCTCCACAAGCTCCTCGATACCCTCATTTTTAGCAGCCGAAATAGGAACTACAGGAACGCCGAGGAGGTGCTCCATGCGGTTTACGTCGATACCGCCGCCGTTTGAGGAAAGCTCGTCCATCATATTCAGGGCAACGACCATGGGGATATTCATTTCGATGAGCTGCATGGTGAGGTAGAGATTTCGCTCGATATTTGTAACGTCAACGATATTGATTATAGCGTGGGGCTTTTCTTCGAGGACGAAATTTCTGGAAACGATCTCCTCGCTTGTGTATGGCGACATTGAGTAGATACCGGGAAGGTCTGTGATTATGGTGTCGGGGTGCTCCTTGATAGCTCCGTCCTTTCTGTCCACGGTAACACCGGGGAAGTTTCCAACGTGCTGCTTTGAGCCTGTGAGCCTGTTGAACAGGGTAGTCTTTCCGCAGTTCTGATTGCCTACAAGAGCGAATCTCAGCTTCGTACCCTCTGGGAGGGGATCGCCGTCTCCCTTGGCGTGGAACTTGCCGCCCTCACCGAGGCCCGGGTGGGCTATCTTTTTCTTCTCATTCTTTTTGACGCTGACGTCGCTTTTGCTGTCCACTGCGGTCACTACGATCTGCTCTGCGTCTGCAAGCCGCAGCGTAAGCTCATAGCCGTGGAGCCTCAGCTCCAAAGGGTCGCCCATAGGGGCGTATTTAACAAGGGTCAGTTCTGTTTCGGGGATTATACCCATATCCAGAAAATGCTGACGGAGCGCTCCGTCGCCGCCCAGCTTAACGACCTTGACGGTCTGACCGATCTTAGCTTCTCTTAACGTTGACATGATCTCACCTTTATCCATTTGTTAGTTTACTCAAATCAATTCTAACATATCATCAAATCGGCTGTCAATAAGAACACCGCAAAAACGCTAAGTTCTGCATTTTGAACAAAAAAGCTCCGTATAGACGGAGCTTTTACAGTTTATTTCTTCTTTATATTTGTCTCGCACTTGCTGCTTGGATACTTGCTCTCCATAGCCTTGTTGAGGTCGTCGAGAGTCTCAAAGCCCTCGAAGAGAACGTTGCCCTTAACGAATGCGTCGCCTGAAACTCCGAAGAAATTGAAGTACTCGGGCTTCTGGACATTGCTTGCAGGATAATCCTTATCCTTGTTATCGGGAGTAAGAACGTTTACGAAAGAAGTGAAGTAGTAGTACTCATAGGTATCCTTGTCAGTCTTTTTGTCGTCCTTCTTGTCGTCAGCCTTTGCGGTAGTTGTTGTAGTCTCGGACTTCTTGTCGTCCTTTGCTGTGGTAGTTGTTGTCTTTGCGTCCTCAGCCTTGGCAGCTTCCTCTGCCTTTGCAGCGGTAGTCTCAGCCTCGGCAGCTGCTTCTGTAGCGGCCTCTGTTTCAGCCTCGGTAGCTGCCTCAGTAGCCTTTTCCTCTTCCTTGTCGTCCTTGAAGCCCTCGGGCTTGTTGGTAGTTACCTTATATACAAAGCAGAGCGCGTTCTTGCCCCAGTAAGCGTTCTTATCCTTTGGAGTGTAGAGGTTAACGCCTACCAGCTCGATATCCTGGAGCTTTTTCTTCTCCCATGTCTTAACGAGCTTGTCGAACTCGCTGCGTGCGTACTTGTCCATTCTGTCGTAGGAAGCCTTCTCCACGTCGTCTATCTTTGAGATGTAGGACTGAACGCCGTCTACCTTGAATTCCTTTTCAAATAAAGTCGGCAGGTAGCCCTCCTCAAAGCACTCTTCCTTGATGTAATCAGTGTCACTGCTGCTGCTTCCGAATGTTACCTTTACCTTGTCTCCGTTGCTGAGACCTGATGACGGAGTCACCTTGAAGTAATTATAGCTTACAGGGAAGTCGCTGTCCACCTTTATCTTAGCGTATGCATCGGGACCTACACCCGAATATTCAAGAGTTATGTACTCAAACGGGTCGAACTCCTTAGCTTCTTCAAGATCTTTTACGATAATTGACTTATCCTCGACCTTGAGCTTGATCTTGTATTTCTTTTCAAGCTTCTCCACCTTGTCGTCGTCCCACTCAAATGTAATGGTATCGCCGTTTGAGAGCTGTTTGGTCTTGTCAAGTTCACCGCCGAGGTACTTCTGGAGCTTTGATGCGGCTCTTTCGATATCGTGATCGTCGTCCTCGTCCTTGATGCCGAATGCCTTGAGATTGTCCTTTACCATCTGCTCATAGTCAACTGTGAAGCTTGCTCTTGCAGCGGTATCCAGACCGTCGTACTTTACTTCAAGGTAATCGTTAGGGTCGATGGTAGCTCTTCCGCAGCTTACCAGAACAGCGGCAAGTGGCAGAACAGCCATTGCTTTCATAATGCTTTTCTTCATTTCTCATACCTCCATAAATACGGATTTTTAAATCCTTTAATATTATATCAAATAATAATAATGACGTCAATCGTCAATATATATTAATTTTTCGACAATGTACGGCGTTTTATTGAAAAGATTTCGGTGAAGCGTTCTGCGGACGATCAGCAGCAGTTGCTGATGTGAAATACAGGGCATGCAAAGGCTGCTGAAACGGTACTGCTCATATTTGCACAAAACGTTATATAACAAGCGCGAAATGTTATTGCATACTTCTGTACGTTCTGCTAAAATATAGTTGTAAAAAAGAAACCGCAAAGCCGAAACCGCATAATATAGCGGCATATAATGATCATATAACGGCATTTCAATGCCGTATCTGCACTGTAATGATCGTTATCGTCAGCACATTATGTTATTCGGCGTCAACACAAAATGAGAGGGAATCATATCATGAAGAAAAATTCTATCAAGCGCTGTGCGGCTGTTCTTGCAGCCTGCACCGTTATGGCAGCATCCGCACCTGCTGTCAGCGCACCTGCTATGGCTGCGGGAAATCTTATAAGCAATTCCACATTTGAGTCGGGCGTTTCGGGCTGGGGCACCTACAAGGAGAGCGGCGGAAAGTGCTCTCTCGGCACAAAGAATGGCCAGCTTGCTCTTACAGTATCAAATGTGGGCGAGGTAAACTACGCCGTACAGGTATACTACGACGTTGTACCGCTCTACAAGAACGGCGTTTACCGCTTGAAGTACGACATTTCATGTTCCACAGACCGTTTTATCGAGGGCATGATACAGATGAACGGCGGTGACTACAGAGCATACACATGGAAGGGCTTAAAGCTCACCTCCACACCTCAGTCGGTTGATTATGAGTTCACCATGGAAGACGATACAGATATCATGGCTAAGCTTGTATTCAACTGCGGTATACAGGAGAAGTACGAGGGGGCTCTTCCCGAGCATACTATATATATCGATAACGTATCACTTGAACTTGTTGACGACAGCAAGGTGGACTACGCTTCCAGCCGTCCCTATGCTCCGTCTATAAACATCGATCAGGTGGGCTACAGACCTGACAGTAGAAAGGTAGCTGTATTCCGCGATGTTACAAGCCAGACAGAGTTCAAGGTAGTGAACGCTGCCACAAAGGAAGCTGTTTACACAGGCAAGCTTGAAAACAAGACCGACAACAAGAGCGCAGACGAGACGAACTGGACAGGCGATTTCAGCTCCGTAAAGGAAGCAGGCAAGTACTACATCACCTGCGAGGGTCTGGACAACTCCTATACATTCGAGATAGGCGACAAGGTCTACTCAAACCTCATCGACGACAGCGTTAGAATGCTTTATTTACAGCGCTGCGGCGTCAAGGTAGAGGACAAGGACTTCGGTCACGATGCATGCCACACATCAATGGCAACAATCTACGGCACAAACGAAAAGATAGATGTAAGCGGCGGCTGGCACGACGCAGGCGACTACGGCAGATACGTAGTTCCCGCTGCAAAGGCTGTTGCAGACCTTATCTACGCTTACGATACAGCTCCCGAGCTCTTCGGCGACAACATCGGTATCCCCGAGAGCGGCAACGGTACTCCCGATATACTGGACGAGGCTCGCTTCGAGCTTGAATGGATGATGAAGATGCAGGCTGCTGACGGCGGCGCTTACCACAAGGTCTCCTGCAAGACCTTCCCCGGATATGTAGCTCCTACCAAGGAGACAGGAGAGCTCTTCGTAACTCCCGTTAGCTCCACAGCTACAGCTGATTTCTGTGCTTCAATGGCTCTCGCAGCCGAGTTCTACGAGAAGTACGACAAGGACTTCGCCAAGAAGTGCATGGACGCAGCAGAGAAGTCATGGGCATGGCTTGAAAAGAACAAAAATTACGTTCTCGTAAATCCCGAGGACATCGTTACAGGCGATTACGCTGACTTCACCAAGGACGACTCCGATGAGCGCTACTGGGCTGCTGCTCAGATGTACCGCGCAACAGGGGACGAGAAGTATCTTAGCGCTGTCAGCTCCGTAAAGACAGGTCTTGACTGGTCTGTTGTGGGAGACTACGGCAATATTGCCCTCCTTACCATGAAGAACGCAGACAAGAGCTCTACAGCATATCAGAAGGCTGCCGACGCTGTAACATCACAGGCAAAGAGCCTTCTCAGCACATCCAAGTCATCACCTTACGGCGTTGCTATCACAAAGTACGACTGGGGCAGCAACATGACTATCGCAAACAAAGGCATAATCATGGCACTTGCAAGCAAGCTCACAGGCGACAGCAGCTATACCGACGGCGCAAACGCACAGCTTGACTACCTCCTGGGCACAAACCCTGTGGCTACCTGCTTCGTAACAGGCTACGGCACAGTATCTCCCGAGCACCCGCACCACCGTCCGTCAATGGCAGCGGGCAAGGCTATGAAGGGCATGCTGGTCGGCGGTGTTGACCAGAGCCTTGAGGACAGCGCAGCAAAGGCTTACTGTCAGGATCAGCCCAGCGCAAAGCGCTACGTTGACAACTCCGAGAGCTATTCCACAAACGAGATAACTATCTACTGGAATTCTCCTCTTACATATCTCCTTTCTCTCACAGAAAAGACAGAGAGCTCACAGCCCGATGTGACAACAACTACCACAACTTCTACAACAACAACTACTACAACTACAACTGCAACTGATACTACCACAACTGCAACAAGCACAGCTACATCTTCCGAGACAACAGCAACTTCTACTACAACAGCTGTGACTACAGAGAGCACAACGACTACAACTCAGTCTGACAAGACCGTAACTCTTGCAGGCGATGCAAACTGCGACGGCGCAGTTGATATGTCAGACGTAGTCCTCATCATGCAGGCTCTTGCAAATCCGAACAAGTTCGATATCAACGGTACCGACGAGCACCGTATCACCGAGCAGGGCACTGTAAATGCAGATGTCAGCGAAAGAGGCAACGGCATGACAACAGCAGACGCTCTTGAAATACAGAGATATCTGCTCAATATAATCAGCAAGCTTTCATAATAATCATAATGATCACTTGGGAAACAGACAGCTTATGGCTGTCTGTTTTTTATTTCAGTGACAATTGTCACCCGAAAAGTTATAAATGTCATCTTGAAATCAGTCGGAAAATGTCATATAATATAATCACGGAATTAAACTCTAAGGGGAGTGAGATATATGGTAGTTCATTTTTATGAAGTCAGAAACTGTACATTTGAAGGCTATAAAGGCGATCCCGTACTCTTTGCGCCTGCTGATACCGACGATGATACCCTTATGAAGCGGGGCTTCAGGAGGAACAAGGAGGGGCGCTGGTTCAGACCTGTGAATATGGCGGAGTACAATTTTATATCATACTCTGCACAGTTCGGAGATGTTGCCATCAATGATGCAAATGCAGGGTACATTATGAATTTTAATGCGGCTTCACCCTATAATCAGAAGTATTACGGGGACAATACGGCAAATGTACTTTGTTTTGTGTCCATAGGACTTATGGCTTCCGCAGTGCCTGCCACGCTGCTGGCGACTGTGCTTGTGGGCGGAGCTTTCTTCATAGCGGCTATTATCCTGATGATAATTGTAAGGGTGAAGTATCCGTACAGCCAGTTCGGAAAGGTACTCTGCATAGTTTATATAGTTCTGTCCATACTGGTGATACTTCTTACTATAGCGGTCATGGTGCTTATTGCCATTATATGCAACCAGATGATGAACGACTGCGAATCCTGCTGTCATAGTATCCCCGGCTGATGATAAGGAGCTGATGAAGCGTGACTATACATATAGATACGAGCTATAAGCTCATACCGCCCTATGTGGTAATGATAGTTCTGTCCTGCGCACTTGGCATAGCTATGCAGTACATAATGAATACAAAGCGGGGCATTGAAAAGAGAACAGCAGGCTTTGTTGCGCTGCTCTCGCCATTCATGAGCCTGTTTTTCGGACTTCTGCTCACCTACGCAGCGTCAGGAGGCAAGGAGTTCGGCTTATCGTCTATGGGCGGACTTGCAGGCATGTACGGCAGTGTGCTCACTCTTGCGCTGATAATCGGCGACAGGGAGAAGTCGGTGGTAATGTTTGAGAACTGCACGCTGGTACTGCCGCTGATGTACAGCGTATCCAAGGTGGGCTGTTTTCTGGCGGGCTGCTGTCACGGCGTACCCTACAGCGGACCGTTCTGCGTGGAATATACAGGCAAGGTAACTGAGACAGGCAGCGTTTTTCCTGTTCAGCTCTCCGAGACAGTGGTATTCTTCCTGATATTTGCAGCAGGCATGCTGATGTTCGCAAAGGGCAGCAGATATGCTGTGAATATGGTCTTCATAGCTTCTGCGGCAGCAAAAGGACTTCTTGATTTTACGCGAGAGTCCCATATCGGCAAGCTCGTGTCCCTGAACCAGATACTGTGCTTTCTGATAATGGCAGTGTTTATAGTTTTCCTTATAATAAAAAGAAAAAAGCCGACCTGCGTCGGCATAAGAAAAGCGGAGCAATAAGCTCCGCTTTTTTATGTTTAAGCCTCTACATCGTAATGACCGTTTCTTAATCGCTCTTCAAAATCCTCCAGTGGGAGCGGCTTGTCGAACAGGAAGCCCTGAGCGTACATACATCGGTTATCCCTGAGCACCTTGACCTGATTCTGGGTCTCGACACCCTCTGCAACACATTCAAGACCCAGGTCATTTGCCATGGCAACAACGTGCTTGAAGGTCACAGCTCTTGTGGTGCTCGTATCGTCGTCAACAGGGAGGAAGCTCTTGTCTACCTTCAGGACGCTCCACGGAATGTCTCTGAGAAGATTGAGTGAAGAGAAGCCCATTCCGAAATCGTCGATAGAGGTGAATATGCCCTCCTTTTTAAGACCGCTTACTACACGCTTCAAGTCACGGAACTCCACGTCGGTGGTGGTTTCCGTAAGCTCTATTTCGATATATTCATGAGGTACATTGTA
Coding sequences:
- a CDS encoding glycoside hydrolase family 9 protein translates to MKKNSIKRCAAVLAACTVMAASAPAVSAPAMAAGNLISNSTFESGVSGWGTYKESGGKCSLGTKNGQLALTVSNVGEVNYAVQVYYDVVPLYKNGVYRLKYDISCSTDRFIEGMIQMNGGDYRAYTWKGLKLTSTPQSVDYEFTMEDDTDIMAKLVFNCGIQEKYEGALPEHTIYIDNVSLELVDDSKVDYASSRPYAPSINIDQVGYRPDSRKVAVFRDVTSQTEFKVVNAATKEAVYTGKLENKTDNKSADETNWTGDFSSVKEAGKYYITCEGLDNSYTFEIGDKVYSNLIDDSVRMLYLQRCGVKVEDKDFGHDACHTSMATIYGTNEKIDVSGGWHDAGDYGRYVVPAAKAVADLIYAYDTAPELFGDNIGIPESGNGTPDILDEARFELEWMMKMQAADGGAYHKVSCKTFPGYVAPTKETGELFVTPVSSTATADFCASMALAAEFYEKYDKDFAKKCMDAAEKSWAWLEKNKNYVLVNPEDIVTGDYADFTKDDSDERYWAAAQMYRATGDEKYLSAVSSVKTGLDWSVVGDYGNIALLTMKNADKSSTAYQKAADAVTSQAKSLLSTSKSSPYGVAITKYDWGSNMTIANKGIIMALASKLTGDSSYTDGANAQLDYLLGTNPVATCFVTGYGTVSPEHPHHRPSMAAGKAMKGMLVGGVDQSLEDSAAKAYCQDQPSAKRYVDNSESYSTNEITIYWNSPLTYLLSLTEKTESSQPDVTTTTTTSTTTTTTTTTATDTTTTATSTATSSETTATSTTTAVTTESTTTTTQSDKTVTLAGDANCDGAVDMSDVVLIMQALANPNKFDINGTDEHRITEQGTVNADVSERGNGMTTADALEIQRYLLNIISKLS
- the feoB gene encoding ferrous iron transport protein B, producing the protein MSTLREAKIGQTVKVVKLGGDGALRQHFLDMGIIPETELTLVKYAPMGDPLELRLHGYELTLRLADAEQIVVTAVDSKSDVSVKKNEKKKIAHPGLGEGGKFHAKGDGDPLPEGTKLRFALVGNQNCGKTTLFNRLTGSKQHVGNFPGVTVDRKDGAIKEHPDTIITDLPGIYSMSPYTSEEIVSRNFVLEEKPHAIINIVDVTNIERNLYLTMQLIEMNIPMVVALNMMDELSSNGGGIDVNRMEHLLGVPVVPISAAKNEGIEELVEHAVHVAKYQERPVETDFCGKTKNGGAVHRCIHGICHLIEDHVETAGLPLRFAACKVIENDSLIISQLSLDKNEEEMLDHIVMQLEKERGLDRSAAIADMRFSFIQKLVEEAVTKPTESKEHIRSRRIDSVLTGKYTAIPAFVLIMGLVFWLTFNVIGAWMQGLMESGIDKLTEVTDKALIHAHVNDTIHSLIIDGIFAGVGSVLSFLPIIVTLFFFLSMLEDSGYIARVAFFMDKLLRKIGLSGRSIVPMLIGFGCSVPAVMATRTLPSERDRKMTILLTPFMSCTAKLPIYAFFVNAFFPKKGGLIMVGLYLLGIIIGILAAYFYKTFLFRGEAVPFVMELPNYRLPGARNVAQLLWEKAKDFLQRAFTVILIATICVWFLQNFDLKLNIVSDAEDSILAKIASLFTPVMKPVGLGDWRVIVSLVSGFMAKESVVSTLEILYSSGVSASMSSLSAASLLVFSLLYTPCVAAIAAVKRELGKKWALTVVVWQCVIAWAAALIVRLICIALGVG
- a CDS encoding prolipoprotein diacylglyceryl transferase family protein: MTIHIDTSYKLIPPYVVMIVLSCALGIAMQYIMNTKRGIEKRTAGFVALLSPFMSLFFGLLLTYAASGGKEFGLSSMGGLAGMYGSVLTLALIIGDREKSVVMFENCTLVLPLMYSVSKVGCFLAGCCHGVPYSGPFCVEYTGKVTETGSVFPVQLSETVVFFLIFAAGMLMFAKGSRYAVNMVFIASAAAKGLLDFTRESHIGKLVSLNQILCFLIMAVFIVFLIIKRKKPTCVGIRKAEQ